One window of the Anticarsia gemmatalis isolate Benzon Research Colony breed Stoneville strain chromosome 21, ilAntGemm2 primary, whole genome shotgun sequence genome contains the following:
- the LOC142982003 gene encoding UDP-glucosyltransferase 2-like: MANKITTGLLLLTLLASNEALKILISFPMITKSHGILGHAVADRLLEAGHQVTHITTFPREKPTPNLTDFSVAHVTLKLLEEMNQDDIMTMKNMIGQGNFGDSFMFPFFAFLMHKKILEDPATLKLINEEKFDVVILEYFFSELLTGIPALMGVPLIWFCSTEPHWQALRLIDSIPNPAYNVDVFATYGAPLDFWQRVDQMWRTVTKFTKINFGLVPMEWWTYNSVYPEIAAKKGVTLPSYSEAAYNGSFMFINSHPSLGGAIPLPQNAFNIAGYHVADKPKPLPKDLQTIMDEAKDGVIYFSLGSFMSSDGMTDEMKASFINMLSKFKETIIWKFDSEMEAPANIHFVKWAPQQSVLAHPNLKLFITHGGQLSLIEAMHYGVPLVGIPLFADQYINMAAVERKGAGIKVSLAEDMAIDMEVAIRKVLTDDSYRIRAKELSEIYHDRPMKPGKAISHWVEYVVKTRGAPHLRSPALSVNTFQRLHLDVLALFALVIVVVCKFVKFVRKSLTSTPKKSKTQ, translated from the exons atggCGAACAAAATAACAACGGGCTTACTGTTGTTAACGTTATTAGCTTCGAATGAGGCTCTTAAAATATTGATCAGTTTTCCTATGATCACGAAGAGCCACGGTATATTGGGACATGCTGTTGCTGACCGACTGCTAGAAGCTGGTCATCAg gTGACGCACATAACTACGTTTCCACGTGAGAAGCCAACCCCAAACTTGACCGATTTTAGCGTAGCTCATGTGACCTTGAAGCTTTTGGAAGAAATGAATCAAG atgaCATTATGACAATGAAAAATATGATCGGTCAAGGGAATTTCGGAGACAGTTTCATGTTCCCTTTCTTTGCGTTTTTAATGCACAAAAAGATTTTAGAGGACCCTGCTACGCTAAAACTCATAAACGAGGAGAAATTTGATGtagttattttagaatatttcttctCTGAACTGCTTACTGG AATCCCTGCTCTCATGGGAGTTCCTTTGATCTGGTTCTGTTCAACAGAACCTCACTGGCAAGCGCTGAGACTTATTGATAGCATACCCAACCCTGCGTACAATGTCGATGTGTTCGCTACATATGGCGCCCCGTTAGACTTCTGGCAGAGAGTTGACCAGATGTGGAGGACTGTGACGAAGTTTACTAAGATTAA tttcgGCCTAGTCCCAATGGAATGGTGGACGTACAACAGTGTATACCCGGAGATTGCGGCTAAGAAAGGAGTGACATTACCTTCGTACAGTGAAGCAGCGTACAACGGTTCATTTATGTTCATCAATTCACATCCGTCATTAGGAGGCGCTATACCGTTGCCGCAGAATGCATTCAATATTGCTGGTTATCATGTTGCTGATAAACCGAAGCCTCTGCCGAAg GATCTTCAAACCATAATGGATGAAGCTAAAGACGGAGTGATATACTTCAGTTTGGGCTCGTTCATGAGCAGTGACGGCATGACTGATGAAATGAAGGCTTCCTTCATTAACATGCTTAGCAAATTCAAGGAAACTATCATATGGAAATTCGACTCTGAAATGGAGGCACCTGCTAACATTCATTTTGTCAAATGGGCACCACAACAAAGTGTGTTGG cTCATCCAAACCTTAAACTCTTCATAACCCACGGCGGTCAACTCTCACTTATCGAAGCAATGCACTACGGAGTGCCACTGGTAGGAATCCCGCTCTTCGCAGACCAGTACATCAATATGGCCGCAGTCGAACGTAAAGGTGCTGGAATAAAGGTTTCTTTGGCTGAAGACATGGCCATTGACATGGAAGTGGCCATCAGGAAAGTGCTCACTGATGAttc CTACAGAATTAGAGCCAAAGAACTCTCAGAAATATACCACGACCGTCCAATGAAGCCTGGTAAAGCGATTTCTCATTGGGTTGAGTACGTGGTCAAGACGAGAGGCGCTCCACATTTACGCTCTCCTGCTCTTTCCGTTAATACGTTCCAGCGACTTCATTTAGATGTATTGGCTTTATTTGCATTAGTAATAGTTGTAGTGtgtaagtttgttaaatttgttagaaaaagtctGACTAGCACTCCTAAGAAGAGCAAAACTCAGTGA
- the LOC142982167 gene encoding UDP-glucosyltransferase 2-like: MWAMKLCLSILAVISCCEASKILVVFPLPGKSHAILGDGIVRHLLNAGHEVTYISPFPYKPESPKLHWVDISDNFKAMPEEMMNINAIMEKKVDFGDHMALFHVMTNIGRATVENPNVQKLMNDPKQEFDLVIVEWLFSEVTIGFAAVFNCPYIWSSSLDVHWHVLHLIDQPLNPAYSSDAISTNLPPFNFWQRVSELYTQLKVQYYRYMYTNAIEGQIYQELFGPYIVKRGRTPPPYDVLHYNGSLILGNSHVSLGQPAPIPQNYIPICGYHIDDEVKPLPQDLKKLLDNAKNGVIYFSMGSNLKSKDIPMQIKTSLLKMFGELKYTVLWKFEEDLPNRPTNVHILKWAPQQGILSHPNTILFITHGGLLSTTETIHFGKPIIGIPAFGDQFINVVRAVQKGFALQVDLSYTMADDLKIAINKMTTNPKYAEKAKELSFIYHDRPEKPGKLLAHYVKHVIETKGAPHLRSPALHVPFYQKLYLDLLAVVLVCLFVLVRLLKLVYCAFCSSKNVQDKKKTN; this comes from the exons ATGTGGGCAATGAAGTTGTGTTTGTCCATCCTGGCTGTGATATCATGTTGTGAAGCCTCTAAGATCCTGGTAGTGTTTCCTTTGCCAGGGAAGAGCCATGCCATCCTGGGAGATGGAATCGTTAGGCATTTACTTAATGCTGGCCATGAG gtgacatacatttcacCGTTTCCTTACAAACCTGAATCTCCTAAACTTCACTGGGTCGATATTAGTGACAACTTCAAGGCGATGCCTG AGGAGATGATGAATATTAATGCTATAATGGAGAAGAAGGTTGATTTCGGCGATCACATGGCTTTGTTCCATGTTATGACAAACATCGGAAGAGCGACAGTTGAAAATCCAAATGTTCAGAAATTAATGAACGATCCCAAACAAGAGTTTGACTTGGTGATCGTTGAGTGGTTGTTCTCTGAAGTTACTATTGG ATTTGCCGCAGTATTCAACTGTCCCTACATCTGGTCCTCAAGCTTGGACGTCCACTGGCACGTCTTGCACTTGATCGACCAACCTTTAAACCCTGCGTATAGTTCCGACGCCATTTCAACCAACTTGCCCCCTTTCAATTTCTGGCAGCGTGTCTCCGAATTGTATACTCAATTGAAAGTGCAGTATTATAGATACAT GTACACAAACGCGATCGAGGGTCAAATTTACCAAGAGCTCTTTGGCCCTTACATTGTGAAGCGTGGAAGAACTCCTCCCCCCTACGATGTCCTTCACTACAATGGGTCACTCATATTGGGCAACTCTCACGTGTCTCTGGGTCAACCAGCTCCTATTCCACAGAATTACATACCCATTTGTGGATATCATATTGATGACGAAGTAAAACCTCTGCCTCAA gacTTGAAGAAACTTTTGGATAACGCTAAAAATGGCGTCATTTACTTCAGTATGGGTTCGAATTTAAAGAGCAAAGACATTCCAATGCAGATTAAGACAAGCCTTCTTAAAATGTTTGGAGAATTGAAGTACACTGTATTGTGGAAGTTCGAGGAAGATTTACCAAATAGACCTACGAATGTTCACATCTTGAAGTGGGCACCGCAACAGGGCATTTTGT CTCACCCAAACACTATTCTTTTCATCACACACGGTGGTCTTCTGTCAACGACTGAAACTATACATTTCGGTAAACCTATCATCGGAATCCCCGCCTTTGGAGATCAGTTCATCAATGTCGTGAGAGCTGTACAAAAAGGTTTTGCGTTACAAGTGGACCTTTCTTACACTATGGCCGATGATCTGAAGATAGCTATCAATAAGATGACTACTAATCCAAA GTATGCAGAGAAAGCCAAGGAGTTATCATTCATCTACCACGACCGTCCAGAAAAACCGGGCAAACTGCTGGCTCACTACGTGAAGCatgttattgaaacaaaaggAGCGCCGCATCTTCGTTCACCAGCGCTCCATGTGCCATTCTATCAAAAGCTTTACTTAGATCTACTTGCTGTtgttttagtatgtttatttgtattggTAAGATTGTTGAAGCTTGTATATTGTGCATTTTGTTCTTCAAAGAATGTACAGGATAAGAAGAAAACTAATtaa